CACGTTGAACCTTTCAGTAACCTTTCTTCTCACACTGAGCCCATAATCTGGTCCTTCTTTGAGAACGGATAAAATATAAATCCAGAGGTTTTCCTTGGTCAGCTTGGAAAACAGTCTCTGGAACGCCAAACCAGTTGCTTACCTGTATCTCCTTTCCTCTCTCGCCCTGACCTTCACAACTCCGAAGTGGACTGCACAAGAGATGCAATAGTATTTCTGAATTGTGGATGTGGGGATGTAGGCTCCGGTCCCTCTTAACTCCTTTGCCAGCGCAGGCTCCACAAGCGTTACCCTCTGAGTAACTTTCTTTGCCTTGTCCCTGGGCACAGGTCTGCCACACTGGCTGCACTGAACATACCCGCTCGAACCCTTGCCTCCCTTGGCTCTCCCCCTGCTCTTTCTCTTCTTTGACAAACTGCCTCGGCAGTACGTAGAAAGTTCAGCTGAATTAAACGTTGCGCATCTTCGAGTAAGAAAGATGATATGATTTCTAGACAGGCGTGTTCTCAAGCCTTGCTCTCACAAGTCTCTGGCTTCTTGTCACGGAGGGGTCTATCTTCTTCAGCATTGCTAGGAATATGCTTGCAAGGTCGATGTATAAGACAGACTTGAAGAAGAACTCTAACCCTTTCGAATCCATCTGCAACTGCCTTACACCGAAACCCAGAGACCTTACAACATCAGCGACTGCGGAGAACCTTCTTGTGACGAACTGGTCATCATAGGGTGTTGATAGGAGCACCAGCTTTGTGCCATAATCGCTCTCCCATGCAGATATGCCATCGTGCTGCACTTCGAGGATGTCCGAAAGGGTGCTCCTTGACTTCGAGTTCTCGCTCAGCATATTTCTCATTCTCCTGCCAAGGCTCGGACAGTAGGGAGAATGGTAAAGAGTTATGTGCGGAGAGTTGTAAAGCCATCTAGCTAGGGATGATGGAGCGTTTTCGAGATGAAGGGACATGTATGAAGGGAGAACTTTCCTTATCCTCTCCCATGAT
This Conexivisphaerales archaeon DNA region includes the following protein-coding sequences:
- a CDS encoding 30S ribosomal protein S26e gives rise to the protein MSKKRKSRGRAKGGKGSSGYVQCSQCGRPVPRDKAKKVTQRVTLVEPALAKELRGTGAYIPTSTIQKYYCISCAVHFGVVKVRAREERRYR